A stretch of Podospora bellae-mahoneyi strain CBS 112042 chromosome 5, whole genome shotgun sequence DNA encodes these proteins:
- a CDS encoding hypothetical protein (COG:G; EggNog:ENOG503NWMK): MTLWRFIITTAIAILLSNFHALTSPSALPNLHSAPTTSTCKRNHHFQPRQSQGQHDDRQARHPKCNSHYLSSILHTLNTSATVENVTPVPANGSYGEGASDPAYPVNPTNLPPLCAVTFQIDYSTTASYRFGLFLPDKLPSTKRLLVVGNGGFSGGINWLDMAAGPHHGMAALSTDTGHNSTALETSWANGHAEKKELWGWRAMHGSVVLGKQIFQRYYQQPDHDKLWTYYSGCSTGGRQGLRELQEFPDSFDGALIGAPAWWTARLNPFLMQIGLYNVPADDSNPYHIPLNKFSLLLEEVIKQCDNVDGVQDGIVSSPDKCEFDLGTLVCSEFGTNISKCLTAEQAETARKVYEGWLSEDGELLYPGLTLSSENQWLILLGGTVPSPYGLGYVRDFLLDNDDNELDWAGTSKLGKDIIDKAQRLDPGHSSAIQYDISNFKDRGGKVILYHGLADGLVPEKGSWWYYNKTIDTFRGDLDGVREFIRYFQIPGMGHCFSTPDCKPNAPWNIGSAFQAGLMGSDTWSVPGFEDVDHDALLALMAWTEEGKVVDKLVATTWHRPTDSNTGVFIQRPICPWPEKAVYDGVGDVNEAGSWECAMEMVELVSEWQRRVES, encoded by the exons ATGACCCTGTGGCGCTTCATCATAACAACAGCAATCGCGATACTCCTCAGCAACTTCCACGCCCTTACATCACCTTCCGCTCTCCCAAATCTCCACTCCGCCCCCACCACATCGACATGCAAACGCAATCACCATTTTCAACCTCGACAGTCCCAAGGACAACACGATGACCGGCAGGCCAGACATCCAAAATGCAATTCTCACTATCTTTCCTCTATCTTGCATACCCTCAATACGTCTGCGACCGTAGAGAACGTGACCCCTGTCCCTGCGAACGGCTCCTACGGTGAAGGAGCCTCCGACCCTGCATACCCAGTGAACCCCACCAATCTCCCTCCGCTATGCGCCGTCACCTTCCAAATCGACTACTCCACCACGGCGAGCTACCGTTTTGGACTGTTCTTGCCTGATAAGCTCCCTTCGACAAAGAGGTTGCTCGTGGTGGGAAATGGGGGCTTCTCCGGTGGTATCAACTGGCTTGACAT GGCAGCAGGTCCCCACCACGGCATGGCCGCCCTCTCGACCGACACCGGTCACAATTCGACTGCTCTCGAGACCTCCTGGGCAAATGGCCACGCCGAGAAGAAAGAACTCTGGGGCTGGAGAGCCATGCATGGTTCCGTTGTTTTGGGCAAACAGATCTTTCAAAGATATTACCAACAACCTGACCATGACAAACTCTGGACATACTACAGCGGTTGTTCGACCGGTGGCCGCCAGGGATTGCGAGAGCTACAGGAATTCCCCGACAGCTTCGATGGCGCACTGATTGGGGCCCCTGCCTGGTGGACAGCACGGCTGAACCCGTTCTTGATGCAGATTGGCTTGTACAATGTGCCTGCCGACGACTCGAACCCGTACCATATTCCATTGAACAAGTTCTCCTTGCTACTCGAAGAGGTCATCAAACAGTGTGACAATGTGGATGGAGTACAGGATGGCATTGTCAGCAGTCCTGACAAGTGCGAGTTTGATCTTGGAACCTTGGTTTGCTCAGAGTTTGGGACAAACATCAGCAAGTGCCTGACTGCAGAGCAGGCAGAGACAGCTAGGAAGGTCTATGAAGGGTGGCTATCCGAAGATGGGGAGTTGCTGTACCCTGGTTTGACACTCAGCTCTGAGAATCAGTGGCTGATCTTGTTAGGTGGGACGGTACCGAGCCCGTATGGCTTGGGGTATGTTAGAGACTTTCTGCTTGATAATGACGACAACGAGTTGGATTGGGCTGGTACCTCAAAGCTTGGGAAGGATATTATCGACAAGGCACAAAGACTGGATCCTGGTCATTCTTCAGCTATCCAGTACGACATCTCCAACTTCAAGGACCGAGGTGGCAAGGTGATCTTGTATCATGGTTTGGCAGATGGCCTGGTACCGGAGAAGGGGTCCTGGTGGTACTATAACAAGACAATTGACACCTTTAGGGGCGACTTGGATGGGGTACGTGAGTTCATTCGGTATTTCCAAATTCCTGGCATGGGACACTGTTTTTCAACACCGGATTGCAAGCCGAATGCACCATGGAATATTGGAAGCGCTTTTCAGGCGGGACTTATGGGGAGCGATACTTGGTCCGTACCGGGGTTTGAGGATGTCGACCATGATGCTTTGTTGGCACTGATGGCGTGGAccgaggaggggaaggtggtCGACAAGCTTGTTGCCACGACATGGCATCGGCCAACTGACTCAAACACGGGCGTGTTCATTCAACGACCCATATGCCCTTGGCCAGAGAAGGCTGTTTAcgacggggttggtgatgtgaatGAGGCTGGGAGTTGGGAGTGTGCTATGGAAATGGTGGAGCTGGTGTCGGAATGGCAAAGGCGGGTGGAGAGCTAA
- a CDS encoding hypothetical protein (COG:U; EggNog:ENOG503NUAW) has product MASNSLDKPATDGLTAESQAPTVAPSSKSISDDEKVSNSGDRTDIDAGSSTDATEKVSKQPEITTSAADNEKTDNILAKQPTAVSQAGSKKLEPSKTREDGEEYPTGIKLAAIVTALCLSVFLMALDNSIIATAIPKITDQFQSLPDVGWYASAYLLTTAAFQLLFGRFYTFFSIKWVYLIAIFIFEVGSLICAVANNSVTLIIGRAIAGVGAAGIFSGALTILAYSVPLAKRPIYTGAIGSMYGLASISGPLMGGAFTDHVTWRWCFYINLPIGAVTIAVIMFIFPDPKREIKNNDTLAQRIMRFDPFGTAVFMPAIICLLLALQWGGTQYAWNSWRVILLFVLFGVLIIIFVGVQIYQGDLATVPPRIVKKRSVWSSGFFIMMIGGAFLGAAYYYPIWFQSVKDATAVGSGIMNLPMLISLVLVSVIAGAAVTIWGQYVPFMIACSILSSIGFGLTTTFTPDVGAGAWIGYQIIVGAGIGIGFQQPLMAVQTVLSIEDVPTGASLIIFLQTLGAALFVAVSQNVFTNKLVENVAKYVPDMPDPMTILHVGATSVENVVRPEDLGAVTWAFNDALTQTFTVFTALSAISILGAVFVEWNSVKGKPVEMGMA; this is encoded by the exons AAGAGCATATCAGACGACGAGAAGGTATCCAACTCTGGGGACAGGACAGACATTGACGCCGGCTCTTCAACCGATGCGACGGAAAAGGTCTCCAAGCAACCAGAAATCACCACATCAGCAGCTGACAATGAGAAGACGGACAACATTCTTGCCAAGCAGCCCACCGCCGTCTCCCAAGCTGGcagcaagaagctcgagccCTCCAAGACAagagaagatggcgaggagtACCCAACAGGTATCAAGCTCGCCGCCATTGTCACTGCCCTGTGCCTGAGCGTCTTTCTCATGGCACTTGACAACTCGATCATTGCGACTGCTATTCCCAAAATTACGGATCAATTCCAGAGCTTGCCAGACGTGGGTTGGTATGCCAGTG cctacctcctcaccaccgccgcttTCCAACTCCTCTTTGGCCGTTTCTACACCTTTTTTTCCATCAAATGGGTTTACCTCATCGCCATTTTCATCTTTGAGGTCGGCTCCCTTATCTGCGCCGTCGCGAACAATAGTGTTACCCTCATCATCGGGCGCGCCATCGCCGGTGTCGGTGCGGCGGGTATCTTCTCTGGTGCCCTCACCATCCTGGCTTACTCCGTCCCCCTTGCCAAACGCCCTATCTACACCGGCGCTATTGGCAGCATGTACGGTCTCGCCTCCATTTCTGGCCCTCTTATGGGCGGCGCCTTCACTGATCACGTCACCTGGCGCTGGTGCTTTTACATCAACCTGCCCATCGGTGCTGTTACCATCGCGGTGATCATGTTCATCTTCCCCGATCCAAAGAGGGAGATCAAGAACAATGACACGCTCGCGCAGAGAATCATGCGGTTCGATCCGTTTGGCACGGCGGTGTTTATGCCGGCGATTATCTGCTTGTTGCTTGCGCTGCAGTGGGGAGGGACGCAGTACGCCTGGAACAGCTGGAGGGTTATCCTGCTGTTTGTGCTGTTTGGGGTGTTGATTATCATTTTTGTCGGAGTGCAGATTTACCAGGGGGATTTGGCGACTGTCCCCCCGAGGAttgtcaagaagaggagtgTCTGGAGTTCGGGGTTTTTCATCATGATGATTGGAGGGGCTTTCTTGGGAGCGGCGTACTATTATCCGATTTGGTTCCAGTCGGTCAAGGATGCCACGGCGGTTGGGTCGGGGATTATGAACTTGCCCATGTTGATttcgttggtgttggttagTGTTATTGctggggcggcggtgacgatTTGGGGGCAGTATGTGCCTTTTATGATTGCGTGCTCGATCTTGTCGAGTattgggtttgggttgacgacgacgtTCACGCCGGATGTGGGAGCGGGGGCTTGGATTGGGTATCAGATTATTGTTGGGGCggggattgggattgggtTTCAGCAACCGTTGATGGCTGTGCAGACGGTGTTGAGTATTGAGGATGTGCCGACGGGGGCGAGCTTGATCATTTTCTTGCAGACACTCGGGGCGGCGTTGTTTGTGGCGGTGTCGCAAAATGTGTTTACGAATAAGCTGGTGGAGAATGTTGCCAAGTATGTGCCTGATATGCCGGATCCGATGACGATTCTGCATGTTGGGGCTACGAGCGTGGAGAATGTGGTTCGACCGGAGGATTTGGGCGCTGTTACTTGGGCTTTTAATGATGCGCTGACGCAGACCTTTACGGTGTTCACTGCTTTGTCGGCGATCAGTATTCTTGGAGCAGTGTTTGTAGAGTGGAACAGCGTTAAGGGGAAGCCAgttgagatggggatggcTTAA